A window of Rhododendron vialii isolate Sample 1 chromosome 13a, ASM3025357v1 contains these coding sequences:
- the LOC131313325 gene encoding DNA polymerase eta isoform X4, giving the protein MPVARPESSGARVIAHVDMDCFYVQVEQRKQPHLRGQPTAVVQYNSWKGGGLIAVGYEARKDGVKRSMRGDEAKKACPQIQLVQVPVARGKADLSTYRNAGSEVVSILARKGRCERASIDEVYLDLTDAAEAMLAEAPPESFERIDEEALKSHVLGLNEDGSNRKETVREWLQRSEADHRDKLLACGAFIVADLRMQVLKETEFTCSAGIAHNKMLAKLASGMNKPAQQTVVPFASVEGLLEHLPVKKMKQLGGKLGSSLQIDLGVNTVGELLQFSEDKLQERYGVNTGTWLWNIARGISGEEVEGRLLPKSHGSGKTFPGPQALKTIASVEHWLNELCEELSERLQSDLDVNKRIAHTLTLHATAFKSSDSESHRNFPSKSCPLRYGPTKIKEDTLNLFQAGLREYIGSSGISTHGSRYRGWGITSLSVSASKIVAVPAGTCSIMRYFHGQDQSCCSSEQVKDRFPEAAPSSPSGTESYSGSHPTEPPIKFHKEEARIGGAIPIVDENEIYTEVCMREDTCAALQPVDGQDPSCSSQGAHHEFIQETSALSSSGFQCCTELNQNELHMESQAEETGTKYLRCGMRPREQKRKLVKDKGSSSILRLFQNFNNSSSQKREHATNTDEPQASSSLDFQSTGTFSELNEAEVPKENPLGMPTLGQQDELRRDAWDYKIDEIDPTVFNELPPQIQQELRAWLRPQKRANLLKRGSTIAHYFLPTKNT; this is encoded by the exons atgccAGTGGCACGACCAGAATCATCCGGTGCTAGGGTCATTGCTCACGTCGATATGGACTGTTTCTATGTTCAAG TGGAGCAACGTAAACAGCCACATTTAAGGGGTCAACCTACTGCTGTGGTACAGTACAATTCCTGGAAGGGTGGGGGATTGATTGCTGTCGGCTATGAGGCTCGTAAAGATGGGGTGAAGCG TTCCATGCGAGGTGATGAAGCAAAGAAAGCATGTCCACAAATACAACTTGTTCAAGTACCAGTTGCTCGTGGTAAAGCAGACCTGAGCACATACCGAAATGCGGGTTCAGAG GTGGTTTCCATTCTTGCAAGGAAGGGGCGATGTGAGCGGGCTTCAATTGATGAAGTGTATCTTGACCTCACTGACGCTGCTGAGGCAATGTTAGCAGAAGCTCCTCCAGAAAGCTTTGAGAGAATCGATGAAGAAGCTCTTAAATCACATGTCTTGGGGCTTAATGAG GATGGAAGCAATCGCAAAGAAACTGTGAGGGAGTGGCTCCAAAGGAGTGAAGCTGATCACCGTGATAAGTTGTTAGCTTGTGGGGCCTTTATAGTTGCTGATCTTAGGATGCAAGTTTTGAAGGAGACCGAGTTCACATGTTCTGCAGGTATCGCTCATAACAAG ATGCTGGCCAAACTAGCAAGTGGTATGAATAAACCTGCACAACAAACTGTTGTGCCCTTTGCATCTGTGGAAGGATTGCTTGAACATTTGCCCGTAAAGAAAAT GAAACAGCTTGGGGGAAAGCTTGGGAGTTCCTTACAAATTGACCTTGGCGTGAATACTGTGGGGGAGCTATTGCAGTTCTCAGAGGACAAGCTACAAGAACGATATGGCGTAAATACTGG TACTTGGTTATGGAACATTGCAAGGGGAATCAGCGGGGAAGAGGTTGAGGGCCGCCTTCTTCCCAAAAGTCATGGTTCTGGGAAGACATTTCCTGGCCCTCAAGCTTTGAAAACAATTGCTTCT GTTGAACACTGGCTTAATGAACTTTGTGAAGAACTGAGTGAACGTCTTCAGTCTGACCTAGACGTCAATAAGCGGATAGCGCACACACTCACCCTGCATGCTACAGCATTCAAG TCCAGTGACTCTGAGTCGCACAGAAACTTTCCTTCTAAGTCATGTCCATTGAGGTATGGCCCTACAAAGATCAAAGAGGACACTTTAAACCTATTTCAAGCTGGGTTGCGTGAATACATTGGGTCAAGTGGAATTAGTACTCATGGAAGTCGATACAGAGGATGGGGAATTACTTCTCTTTCGGTTTCAGCCAGCAAAATTGTCGCTGTTCCCGCT GGGACCTGTTCAATCATGAGATACTTTCATGGCCAAGATCAGTCTTGCTGTTCATCCGAGCAAGTGAAGGACAGATTCCCCGAAGCTGCACCATCGTCACCCTCTG GAACTGAAAGCTATTCAGGATCGCATCCTACTGAACCGCCCATAAAATTTCACAAGGAGGAAGCAAGAATTGGCGGTGCCATACCAATTGTggatgaaaatgaaatttacaCAGAAGTGTGCATGAGAGAG GATACATGTGCTGCCTTGCAACCTGTTGATGGCCAGGATCCATCTTGTTCTTCCCAGGGGGCACATCATGAGTTCATCCAAGAAACTTCAGCATTATCTTCCTCAGGTTT TCAATGCTGTACGGAACTGAATCAAAATGAGCTACACATGGAATCCCAGGCTGAGGAAACTGGGACCAAGTACTTACGGTGTGGTATGAGGCCAAGGgagcagaaaagaaaattggtgAAAGATAAG GGGTCATCTTCAATCTTGAGACTCTTTCAGAATTTCAACAACTCTTCTTCCCAGAAGCGAGAGCATGCTACAAATACTGATGAACCCCAAGCATCTTCATCCTTGG ATTTTCAGTCAACCGGTACCTTCTCTGAACTAAATGAAGCTGAGGTACCAAAAGAGAACCCACTTGGCATGCCCACTTTGGGTCAACAAGATGAACTAAGAAGGGATGCGTGGGATTACAAGATTGATGAGATTGACCCTACCGTCTTTAATGAGTTACCTCCTCAAATCCAGCAAGAGCTGCGAGCTTGGCTTCGGCCCCAGAAACGAGCTAATTTACTCAAAAGAGGTTCAACTATTGCTCACTATTTCTTGCCCACCAAAAATACGTAG
- the LOC131313325 gene encoding DNA polymerase eta isoform X2, which produces MPVARPESSGARVIAHVDMDCFYVQVEQRKQPHLRGQPTAVVQYNSWKGGGLIAVGYEARKDGVKRSMRGDEAKKACPQIQLVQVPVARGKADLSTYRNAGSEVVSILARKGRCERASIDEVYLDLTDAAEAMLAEAPPESFERIDEEALKSHVLGLNEDGSNRKETVREWLQRSEADHRDKLLACGAFIVADLRMQVLKETEFTCSAGIAHNKMLAKLASGMNKPAQQTVVPFASVEGLLEHLPVKKMKQLGGKLGSSLQIDLGVNTVGELLQFSEDKLQERYGVNTGTWLWNIARGISGEEVEGRLLPKSHGSGKTFPGPQALKTIASVEHWLNELCEELSERLQSDLDVNKRIAHTLTLHATAFKSSDSESHRNFPSKSCPLRYGPTKIKEDTLNLFQAGLREYIGSSGISTHGSRYRGWGITSLSVSASKIVAVPAGTCSIMRYFHGQDQSCCSSEQVKDRFPEAAPSSPSGTESYSGSHPTEPPIKFHKEEARIGGAIPIVDENEIYTEVCMREDTCAALQPVDGQDPSCSSQGAHHEFIQETSALSSSVVLSRTQCCTELNQNELHMESQAEETGTKYLRCGMRPREQKRKLVKDKGSSSILRLFQNFNNSSSQKREHATNTDEPQASSSLDFQSTGTFSELNEAEVPKENPLGMPTLGQQDELRRDAWDYKIDEIDPTVFNELPPQIQQELRAWLRPQKRANLLKRGSTIAHYFLPTKNT; this is translated from the exons atgccAGTGGCACGACCAGAATCATCCGGTGCTAGGGTCATTGCTCACGTCGATATGGACTGTTTCTATGTTCAAG TGGAGCAACGTAAACAGCCACATTTAAGGGGTCAACCTACTGCTGTGGTACAGTACAATTCCTGGAAGGGTGGGGGATTGATTGCTGTCGGCTATGAGGCTCGTAAAGATGGGGTGAAGCG TTCCATGCGAGGTGATGAAGCAAAGAAAGCATGTCCACAAATACAACTTGTTCAAGTACCAGTTGCTCGTGGTAAAGCAGACCTGAGCACATACCGAAATGCGGGTTCAGAG GTGGTTTCCATTCTTGCAAGGAAGGGGCGATGTGAGCGGGCTTCAATTGATGAAGTGTATCTTGACCTCACTGACGCTGCTGAGGCAATGTTAGCAGAAGCTCCTCCAGAAAGCTTTGAGAGAATCGATGAAGAAGCTCTTAAATCACATGTCTTGGGGCTTAATGAG GATGGAAGCAATCGCAAAGAAACTGTGAGGGAGTGGCTCCAAAGGAGTGAAGCTGATCACCGTGATAAGTTGTTAGCTTGTGGGGCCTTTATAGTTGCTGATCTTAGGATGCAAGTTTTGAAGGAGACCGAGTTCACATGTTCTGCAGGTATCGCTCATAACAAG ATGCTGGCCAAACTAGCAAGTGGTATGAATAAACCTGCACAACAAACTGTTGTGCCCTTTGCATCTGTGGAAGGATTGCTTGAACATTTGCCCGTAAAGAAAAT GAAACAGCTTGGGGGAAAGCTTGGGAGTTCCTTACAAATTGACCTTGGCGTGAATACTGTGGGGGAGCTATTGCAGTTCTCAGAGGACAAGCTACAAGAACGATATGGCGTAAATACTGG TACTTGGTTATGGAACATTGCAAGGGGAATCAGCGGGGAAGAGGTTGAGGGCCGCCTTCTTCCCAAAAGTCATGGTTCTGGGAAGACATTTCCTGGCCCTCAAGCTTTGAAAACAATTGCTTCT GTTGAACACTGGCTTAATGAACTTTGTGAAGAACTGAGTGAACGTCTTCAGTCTGACCTAGACGTCAATAAGCGGATAGCGCACACACTCACCCTGCATGCTACAGCATTCAAG TCCAGTGACTCTGAGTCGCACAGAAACTTTCCTTCTAAGTCATGTCCATTGAGGTATGGCCCTACAAAGATCAAAGAGGACACTTTAAACCTATTTCAAGCTGGGTTGCGTGAATACATTGGGTCAAGTGGAATTAGTACTCATGGAAGTCGATACAGAGGATGGGGAATTACTTCTCTTTCGGTTTCAGCCAGCAAAATTGTCGCTGTTCCCGCT GGGACCTGTTCAATCATGAGATACTTTCATGGCCAAGATCAGTCTTGCTGTTCATCCGAGCAAGTGAAGGACAGATTCCCCGAAGCTGCACCATCGTCACCCTCTG GAACTGAAAGCTATTCAGGATCGCATCCTACTGAACCGCCCATAAAATTTCACAAGGAGGAAGCAAGAATTGGCGGTGCCATACCAATTGTggatgaaaatgaaatttacaCAGAAGTGTGCATGAGAGAG GATACATGTGCTGCCTTGCAACCTGTTGATGGCCAGGATCCATCTTGTTCTTCCCAGGGGGCACATCATGAGTTCATCCAAGAAACTTCAGCATTATCTTCCTCAG TTGTTCTTTCAAGGACTCAATGCTGTACGGAACTGAATCAAAATGAGCTACACATGGAATCCCAGGCTGAGGAAACTGGGACCAAGTACTTACGGTGTGGTATGAGGCCAAGGgagcagaaaagaaaattggtgAAAGATAAG GGGTCATCTTCAATCTTGAGACTCTTTCAGAATTTCAACAACTCTTCTTCCCAGAAGCGAGAGCATGCTACAAATACTGATGAACCCCAAGCATCTTCATCCTTGG ATTTTCAGTCAACCGGTACCTTCTCTGAACTAAATGAAGCTGAGGTACCAAAAGAGAACCCACTTGGCATGCCCACTTTGGGTCAACAAGATGAACTAAGAAGGGATGCGTGGGATTACAAGATTGATGAGATTGACCCTACCGTCTTTAATGAGTTACCTCCTCAAATCCAGCAAGAGCTGCGAGCTTGGCTTCGGCCCCAGAAACGAGCTAATTTACTCAAAAGAGGTTCAACTATTGCTCACTATTTCTTGCCCACCAAAAATACGTAG
- the LOC131313325 gene encoding DNA polymerase eta isoform X3 has translation MPVARPESSGARVIAHVDMDCFYVQVEQRKQPHLRGQPTAVVQYNSWKGGGLIAVGYEARKDGVKRSMRGDEAKKACPQIQLVQVPVARGKADLSTYRNAGSEVVSILARKGRCERASIDEVYLDLTDAAEAMLAEAPPESFERIDEEALKSHVLGLNEDGSNRKETVREWLQRSEADHRDKLLACGAFIVADLRMQVLKETEFTCSAGIAHNKMLAKLASGMNKPAQQTVVPFASVEGLLEHLPVKKMKQLGGKLGSSLQIDLGVNTVGELLQFSEDKLQERYGVNTGTWLWNIARGISGEEVEGRLLPKSHGSGKTFPGPQALKTIASVEHWLNELCEELSERLQSDLDVNKRIAHTLTLHATAFKSSDSESHRNFPSKSCPLRYGPTKIKEDTLNLFQAGLREYIGSSGISTHGSRYRGWGITSLSVSASKIVAVPAGTCSIMRYFHGQDQSCCSSEQVKDRFPEAAPSSPSGTESYSGSHPTEPPIKFHKEEARIGGAIPIVDENEIYTEDTCAALQPVDGQDPSCSSQGAHHEFIQETSALSSSVRVVVLSRTQCCTELNQNELHMESQAEETGTKYLRCGMRPREQKRKLVKDKGSSSILRLFQNFNNSSSQKREHATNTDEPQASSSLDFQSTGTFSELNEAEVPKENPLGMPTLGQQDELRRDAWDYKIDEIDPTVFNELPPQIQQELRAWLRPQKRANLLKRGSTIAHYFLPTKNT, from the exons atgccAGTGGCACGACCAGAATCATCCGGTGCTAGGGTCATTGCTCACGTCGATATGGACTGTTTCTATGTTCAAG TGGAGCAACGTAAACAGCCACATTTAAGGGGTCAACCTACTGCTGTGGTACAGTACAATTCCTGGAAGGGTGGGGGATTGATTGCTGTCGGCTATGAGGCTCGTAAAGATGGGGTGAAGCG TTCCATGCGAGGTGATGAAGCAAAGAAAGCATGTCCACAAATACAACTTGTTCAAGTACCAGTTGCTCGTGGTAAAGCAGACCTGAGCACATACCGAAATGCGGGTTCAGAG GTGGTTTCCATTCTTGCAAGGAAGGGGCGATGTGAGCGGGCTTCAATTGATGAAGTGTATCTTGACCTCACTGACGCTGCTGAGGCAATGTTAGCAGAAGCTCCTCCAGAAAGCTTTGAGAGAATCGATGAAGAAGCTCTTAAATCACATGTCTTGGGGCTTAATGAG GATGGAAGCAATCGCAAAGAAACTGTGAGGGAGTGGCTCCAAAGGAGTGAAGCTGATCACCGTGATAAGTTGTTAGCTTGTGGGGCCTTTATAGTTGCTGATCTTAGGATGCAAGTTTTGAAGGAGACCGAGTTCACATGTTCTGCAGGTATCGCTCATAACAAG ATGCTGGCCAAACTAGCAAGTGGTATGAATAAACCTGCACAACAAACTGTTGTGCCCTTTGCATCTGTGGAAGGATTGCTTGAACATTTGCCCGTAAAGAAAAT GAAACAGCTTGGGGGAAAGCTTGGGAGTTCCTTACAAATTGACCTTGGCGTGAATACTGTGGGGGAGCTATTGCAGTTCTCAGAGGACAAGCTACAAGAACGATATGGCGTAAATACTGG TACTTGGTTATGGAACATTGCAAGGGGAATCAGCGGGGAAGAGGTTGAGGGCCGCCTTCTTCCCAAAAGTCATGGTTCTGGGAAGACATTTCCTGGCCCTCAAGCTTTGAAAACAATTGCTTCT GTTGAACACTGGCTTAATGAACTTTGTGAAGAACTGAGTGAACGTCTTCAGTCTGACCTAGACGTCAATAAGCGGATAGCGCACACACTCACCCTGCATGCTACAGCATTCAAG TCCAGTGACTCTGAGTCGCACAGAAACTTTCCTTCTAAGTCATGTCCATTGAGGTATGGCCCTACAAAGATCAAAGAGGACACTTTAAACCTATTTCAAGCTGGGTTGCGTGAATACATTGGGTCAAGTGGAATTAGTACTCATGGAAGTCGATACAGAGGATGGGGAATTACTTCTCTTTCGGTTTCAGCCAGCAAAATTGTCGCTGTTCCCGCT GGGACCTGTTCAATCATGAGATACTTTCATGGCCAAGATCAGTCTTGCTGTTCATCCGAGCAAGTGAAGGACAGATTCCCCGAAGCTGCACCATCGTCACCCTCTG GAACTGAAAGCTATTCAGGATCGCATCCTACTGAACCGCCCATAAAATTTCACAAGGAGGAAGCAAGAATTGGCGGTGCCATACCAATTGTggatgaaaatgaaatttacaCAGAA GATACATGTGCTGCCTTGCAACCTGTTGATGGCCAGGATCCATCTTGTTCTTCCCAGGGGGCACATCATGAGTTCATCCAAGAAACTTCAGCATTATCTTCCTCAG TTAGGGTAGTTGTTCTTTCAAGGACTCAATGCTGTACGGAACTGAATCAAAATGAGCTACACATGGAATCCCAGGCTGAGGAAACTGGGACCAAGTACTTACGGTGTGGTATGAGGCCAAGGgagcagaaaagaaaattggtgAAAGATAAG GGGTCATCTTCAATCTTGAGACTCTTTCAGAATTTCAACAACTCTTCTTCCCAGAAGCGAGAGCATGCTACAAATACTGATGAACCCCAAGCATCTTCATCCTTGG ATTTTCAGTCAACCGGTACCTTCTCTGAACTAAATGAAGCTGAGGTACCAAAAGAGAACCCACTTGGCATGCCCACTTTGGGTCAACAAGATGAACTAAGAAGGGATGCGTGGGATTACAAGATTGATGAGATTGACCCTACCGTCTTTAATGAGTTACCTCCTCAAATCCAGCAAGAGCTGCGAGCTTGGCTTCGGCCCCAGAAACGAGCTAATTTACTCAAAAGAGGTTCAACTATTGCTCACTATTTCTTGCCCACCAAAAATACGTAG
- the LOC131313325 gene encoding DNA polymerase eta isoform X1, whose translation MPVARPESSGARVIAHVDMDCFYVQVEQRKQPHLRGQPTAVVQYNSWKGGGLIAVGYEARKDGVKRSMRGDEAKKACPQIQLVQVPVARGKADLSTYRNAGSEVVSILARKGRCERASIDEVYLDLTDAAEAMLAEAPPESFERIDEEALKSHVLGLNEDGSNRKETVREWLQRSEADHRDKLLACGAFIVADLRMQVLKETEFTCSAGIAHNKMLAKLASGMNKPAQQTVVPFASVEGLLEHLPVKKMKQLGGKLGSSLQIDLGVNTVGELLQFSEDKLQERYGVNTGTWLWNIARGISGEEVEGRLLPKSHGSGKTFPGPQALKTIASVEHWLNELCEELSERLQSDLDVNKRIAHTLTLHATAFKSSDSESHRNFPSKSCPLRYGPTKIKEDTLNLFQAGLREYIGSSGISTHGSRYRGWGITSLSVSASKIVAVPAGTCSIMRYFHGQDQSCCSSEQVKDRFPEAAPSSPSGTESYSGSHPTEPPIKFHKEEARIGGAIPIVDENEIYTEVCMREDTCAALQPVDGQDPSCSSQGAHHEFIQETSALSSSVRVVVLSRTQCCTELNQNELHMESQAEETGTKYLRCGMRPREQKRKLVKDKGSSSILRLFQNFNNSSSQKREHATNTDEPQASSSLDFQSTGTFSELNEAEVPKENPLGMPTLGQQDELRRDAWDYKIDEIDPTVFNELPPQIQQELRAWLRPQKRANLLKRGSTIAHYFLPTKNT comes from the exons atgccAGTGGCACGACCAGAATCATCCGGTGCTAGGGTCATTGCTCACGTCGATATGGACTGTTTCTATGTTCAAG TGGAGCAACGTAAACAGCCACATTTAAGGGGTCAACCTACTGCTGTGGTACAGTACAATTCCTGGAAGGGTGGGGGATTGATTGCTGTCGGCTATGAGGCTCGTAAAGATGGGGTGAAGCG TTCCATGCGAGGTGATGAAGCAAAGAAAGCATGTCCACAAATACAACTTGTTCAAGTACCAGTTGCTCGTGGTAAAGCAGACCTGAGCACATACCGAAATGCGGGTTCAGAG GTGGTTTCCATTCTTGCAAGGAAGGGGCGATGTGAGCGGGCTTCAATTGATGAAGTGTATCTTGACCTCACTGACGCTGCTGAGGCAATGTTAGCAGAAGCTCCTCCAGAAAGCTTTGAGAGAATCGATGAAGAAGCTCTTAAATCACATGTCTTGGGGCTTAATGAG GATGGAAGCAATCGCAAAGAAACTGTGAGGGAGTGGCTCCAAAGGAGTGAAGCTGATCACCGTGATAAGTTGTTAGCTTGTGGGGCCTTTATAGTTGCTGATCTTAGGATGCAAGTTTTGAAGGAGACCGAGTTCACATGTTCTGCAGGTATCGCTCATAACAAG ATGCTGGCCAAACTAGCAAGTGGTATGAATAAACCTGCACAACAAACTGTTGTGCCCTTTGCATCTGTGGAAGGATTGCTTGAACATTTGCCCGTAAAGAAAAT GAAACAGCTTGGGGGAAAGCTTGGGAGTTCCTTACAAATTGACCTTGGCGTGAATACTGTGGGGGAGCTATTGCAGTTCTCAGAGGACAAGCTACAAGAACGATATGGCGTAAATACTGG TACTTGGTTATGGAACATTGCAAGGGGAATCAGCGGGGAAGAGGTTGAGGGCCGCCTTCTTCCCAAAAGTCATGGTTCTGGGAAGACATTTCCTGGCCCTCAAGCTTTGAAAACAATTGCTTCT GTTGAACACTGGCTTAATGAACTTTGTGAAGAACTGAGTGAACGTCTTCAGTCTGACCTAGACGTCAATAAGCGGATAGCGCACACACTCACCCTGCATGCTACAGCATTCAAG TCCAGTGACTCTGAGTCGCACAGAAACTTTCCTTCTAAGTCATGTCCATTGAGGTATGGCCCTACAAAGATCAAAGAGGACACTTTAAACCTATTTCAAGCTGGGTTGCGTGAATACATTGGGTCAAGTGGAATTAGTACTCATGGAAGTCGATACAGAGGATGGGGAATTACTTCTCTTTCGGTTTCAGCCAGCAAAATTGTCGCTGTTCCCGCT GGGACCTGTTCAATCATGAGATACTTTCATGGCCAAGATCAGTCTTGCTGTTCATCCGAGCAAGTGAAGGACAGATTCCCCGAAGCTGCACCATCGTCACCCTCTG GAACTGAAAGCTATTCAGGATCGCATCCTACTGAACCGCCCATAAAATTTCACAAGGAGGAAGCAAGAATTGGCGGTGCCATACCAATTGTggatgaaaatgaaatttacaCAGAAGTGTGCATGAGAGAG GATACATGTGCTGCCTTGCAACCTGTTGATGGCCAGGATCCATCTTGTTCTTCCCAGGGGGCACATCATGAGTTCATCCAAGAAACTTCAGCATTATCTTCCTCAG TTAGGGTAGTTGTTCTTTCAAGGACTCAATGCTGTACGGAACTGAATCAAAATGAGCTACACATGGAATCCCAGGCTGAGGAAACTGGGACCAAGTACTTACGGTGTGGTATGAGGCCAAGGgagcagaaaagaaaattggtgAAAGATAAG GGGTCATCTTCAATCTTGAGACTCTTTCAGAATTTCAACAACTCTTCTTCCCAGAAGCGAGAGCATGCTACAAATACTGATGAACCCCAAGCATCTTCATCCTTGG ATTTTCAGTCAACCGGTACCTTCTCTGAACTAAATGAAGCTGAGGTACCAAAAGAGAACCCACTTGGCATGCCCACTTTGGGTCAACAAGATGAACTAAGAAGGGATGCGTGGGATTACAAGATTGATGAGATTGACCCTACCGTCTTTAATGAGTTACCTCCTCAAATCCAGCAAGAGCTGCGAGCTTGGCTTCGGCCCCAGAAACGAGCTAATTTACTCAAAAGAGGTTCAACTATTGCTCACTATTTCTTGCCCACCAAAAATACGTAG